The following are encoded in a window of Aythya fuligula isolate bAytFul2 chromosome 26, bAytFul2.pri, whole genome shotgun sequence genomic DNA:
- the POLB gene encoding DNA polymerase beta gives MSRRKAPSGRPNPGISDLLTGGGALGGPRRASAAPSAFLPAELANYERNGNRAIHKYNAHRKAASVTARYPGEIRSGAEAKELAGVRALPPEGGRGAGVADGVGAKIAEKIDEFLSTGKLRKLEKVHHTYT, from the exons ATGAGCAGGCGGAAGGCCCCGTCCGGGCGCCCCAACCCGGGCATCTCGGACCTGCtgacgggggggggggcgctggggggaCCGCGCCGCGCCTCGGCCGCTCCAAGCGCGTTTCTCCCCGCAGAGCTGGCGAACTACGAGCGAAACGGCAACCGGGCCATCCACAAGTACAACGCCCACAG GAAGGCGGCGTCCGTCACCGCCCGGTACCCCGGCGAGATCCGGAGCGGGGCCGAAGccaaggagctggcaggggtCCGCGCCCTGCCTCCcgaggggggccggggggccggTGTCGCG GATGGAGTTGGTGCtaaaatagcagagaaaatTGATGAGTTTTTATCCACTGGCAAACTACGCAAATTGGAAAAG GTACACCACACCTACACCTAA